In Gemmatimonadota bacterium, a single window of DNA contains:
- a CDS encoding fibronectin-binding domain-containing protein: MTFDATGSVILCKRRDAAVPTPRNVIVSGSHRNRNQDGAGMDALVLQAVKDESRELEGSRIVAVEQYAPMEIGLLLKTSTGRRLLSISVQPGFSRVHLSDAAKKGEASSALLAALRDHLVPGLLEKVDVAPFERVVQLHCRGRSSPGPGRYRLIAELIGNRGIMVFLSDPDRVILETLRRIRGTERELVPGETYAFPPPMKKTPLGEATRELLAGADRLETPEALARQLTATFAGLSRDMAQEVVARAGLSDATAYADRDGVDRVARTWQSLEELVRRVKERDWTPCIGRSQDGRARVLSAVPVHSLPAAQVERHETVSIAVERFYEERMDEEAFKQRQQKVQRALRDEIRRLERLTENLGKDLVHVEQEEEYRRYGELITSHLAGLKAGSTEALVEDYFSADGEEVAIPMKPNLSPAENARWYFRQARKARDGRKAVAQRIARARKRLEEVTGIRAKLGCDADEERLEEAYRACIRLDLVKAPRETGPSKTGVSKRPRKKTGQDIHPRRYLTSSGHLLLVGRNSRENEALTKSAAPDDIWLHARNLGGSHVILRREDKTQMPSRKTLYEAACLAAWYSKGRGSTTVPVDYTERRYVRKMKNGSPGQVVFTREKTLFVEPGLALRQADTPGTA, encoded by the coding sequence ATGACCTTTGACGCAACCGGTTCCGTTATATTATGCAAAAGGCGGGACGCGGCGGTCCCGACGCCGCGGAACGTCATCGTATCGGGATCGCACCGAAACCGGAATCAGGATGGAGCAGGCATGGACGCCCTGGTGTTACAGGCTGTGAAAGACGAAAGCAGGGAGCTGGAAGGGTCGCGTATTGTGGCCGTCGAGCAGTACGCACCCATGGAAATCGGCCTCCTCCTGAAGACGAGCACGGGCAGGCGCTTGCTGTCGATCTCCGTGCAGCCGGGTTTCTCCCGGGTACATCTGTCGGATGCCGCGAAGAAGGGCGAAGCTTCGTCCGCGCTGCTCGCCGCGCTGCGGGACCATCTCGTTCCCGGCCTGCTGGAGAAGGTCGACGTGGCACCCTTCGAACGGGTGGTGCAACTCCATTGCAGGGGCCGGTCCTCGCCGGGACCCGGCCGGTACCGCCTGATCGCCGAGCTCATCGGGAACCGGGGGATCATGGTCTTCCTTTCCGATCCGGACCGCGTTATCCTGGAGACCCTCAGGCGTATTCGGGGCACGGAAAGGGAACTGGTTCCCGGTGAGACCTACGCGTTCCCGCCGCCGATGAAAAAAACACCGCTCGGCGAAGCCACGCGCGAACTGCTGGCCGGAGCGGACCGCCTGGAGACACCGGAAGCACTGGCGCGCCAATTGACCGCCACCTTCGCGGGTCTGTCCAGGGATATGGCCCAGGAGGTCGTGGCCCGGGCGGGCCTGTCGGACGCGACGGCCTATGCGGACAGGGACGGAGTGGACCGCGTCGCCCGGACCTGGCAGAGCCTGGAGGAGCTTGTCCGCCGCGTGAAGGAACGGGACTGGACGCCCTGCATCGGAAGGTCTCAGGACGGCCGGGCCCGCGTCCTTTCCGCGGTCCCGGTCCATTCCCTGCCCGCGGCGCAGGTAGAACGCCACGAAACCGTCAGCATCGCCGTGGAACGTTTCTACGAAGAACGAATGGACGAAGAAGCGTTCAAGCAACGGCAGCAGAAAGTGCAGCGGGCCCTGCGCGATGAGATCCGGCGCCTGGAACGCCTGACGGAGAACCTGGGAAAGGACTTGGTTCACGTGGAGCAGGAAGAAGAATACCGCCGGTACGGCGAGCTGATCACCTCTCACCTGGCCGGGCTGAAAGCGGGGTCGACGGAAGCCCTGGTCGAAGACTACTTCAGCGCTGACGGGGAGGAAGTCGCCATTCCCATGAAGCCCAACCTGTCGCCGGCGGAGAACGCCCGGTGGTACTTCCGGCAGGCCCGCAAGGCCCGGGACGGGCGGAAGGCGGTGGCCCAACGCATCGCCCGGGCACGGAAACGCCTGGAAGAAGTCACGGGCATCCGCGCGAAGCTGGGATGCGACGCCGATGAAGAGAGGCTGGAGGAAGCTTACAGAGCCTGCATCAGGCTGGATCTGGTCAAGGCGCCCCGCGAAACCGGCCCTTCGAAAACCGGCGTTTCGAAACGGCCGCGCAAGAAGACCGGGCAGGACATCCATCCGAGGAGGTACCTCACCTCCAGCGGACACCTGCTGCTCGTGGGCCGCAACAGCCGGGAGAACGAAGCGTTGACGAAATCGGCGGCGCCGGACGACATCTGGCTGCACGCGCGGAACCTGGGCGGTTCCCACGTGATCCTGCGGCGGGAGGACAAGACCCAGATGCCGAGCAGGAAGACCCTCTACGAAGCGGCCTGCCTGGCGGCCTGGTACAGCAAGGGCCGGGGTTCCACCACGGTGCCGGTGGACTACACGGAGCGCCGTTACGTCCGGAAAATGAAAAACGGCAGCCCCGGACAGGTCGTGTTCACCCGCGAAAAAACGCTCTTCGTCGAACCCGGACTGGCACTCCGCCAGGCCGACACGCCGGGGACGGCCTGA
- a CDS encoding YicC family protein, whose translation MICSMTGYGAGESDLAGVRTVVELRSVNGRFCDIAVRLPKSLGSLEGRVRAYVQDHVTRGNVSVSVRCDDGDSSAHGIRIDAEAGRKYCDALRQLKDELGVSGEVSLEMVAAYPGLVTPEADEVEPVERWKGIEDALERALAALKDMKRNEGKALEIDLRGRIQAIQALLGSIEDRAPDRVAEFRERLHRRIEGLLDDGPVDPQRMAMEITLFAERSDVTEECVRMDAHCGAFLEALGDEGSPGRRLNFLIQEMNREINTIGSKGNDTEISHSVIQAKEELEKVREQVQNIE comes from the coding sequence ATGATATGCAGCATGACTGGATACGGCGCCGGGGAATCCGACCTCGCCGGCGTCCGCACCGTCGTCGAATTGCGTTCGGTTAACGGCCGGTTCTGCGACATCGCGGTAAGGCTGCCGAAGTCTCTGGGTTCGCTGGAGGGCCGCGTGCGCGCGTACGTGCAGGACCACGTGACGCGGGGCAACGTTTCCGTGTCCGTCCGGTGCGACGACGGCGATTCAAGCGCTCACGGGATACGGATCGACGCGGAGGCGGGTAGGAAGTACTGCGACGCGCTGAGGCAGCTCAAGGACGAGCTCGGCGTATCGGGCGAGGTCTCCCTCGAAATGGTCGCCGCCTACCCGGGCCTGGTGACGCCGGAAGCCGACGAAGTCGAACCGGTCGAGCGCTGGAAGGGTATCGAGGACGCCCTCGAGCGTGCGCTCGCAGCCTTAAAGGACATGAAGCGAAACGAAGGGAAGGCGCTCGAAATCGACCTGCGCGGCAGGATCCAGGCCATTCAGGCCTTGCTGGGGTCGATCGAGGACCGAGCGCCGGACCGGGTGGCCGAGTTCCGGGAACGCCTGCACCGTCGGATCGAGGGCCTGCTTGACGACGGACCGGTCGACCCGCAGCGCATGGCCATGGAGATCACCCTGTTTGCAGAGCGGAGCGACGTGACCGAGGAATGCGTTCGCATGGACGCCCATTGCGGCGCCTTCCTGGAAGCGCTGGGGGACGAAGGGAGTCCGGGCAGGCGCCTCAATTTCCTCATCCAGGAAATGAACCGGGAGATCAATACCATCGGTTCCAAGGGCAACGATACGGAAATCAGCCATTCCGTCATCCAGGCCAAGGAAGAGTTGGAGAAAGTCCGCGAACAGGTGCAGAACATTGAGTGA
- the aroH gene encoding chorismate mutase — MMVRGIRGAITVESNTSEAICEASRRLLTTIVERNRIELEHIISVFFSSTKDLDAQTPAYGVRQMGWTAIPLFCTQEMEVPGSLPGCVRVLVHVNTEKPQDEIRHVYLDGAVVLRPDIAEGG; from the coding sequence ATCATGGTCCGAGGCATTCGCGGCGCGATAACCGTTGAATCGAACACTTCCGAAGCCATTTGTGAGGCATCGCGTCGGTTGCTTACAACAATAGTCGAACGAAACCGCATCGAATTAGAACACATCATCAGCGTCTTTTTTTCGTCGACGAAAGATCTCGATGCGCAGACACCCGCCTACGGCGTGCGCCAGATGGGGTGGACAGCGATCCCCCTGTTCTGCACGCAGGAGATGGAGGTTCCCGGGAGTCTTCCCGGGTGCGTTCGGGTGTTGGTTCATGTAAATACAGAAAAACCTCAGGATGAAATACGGCATGTATACCTGGACGGTGCCGTCGTGCTCCGGCCGGACATTGCCGAGGGAGGCTGA
- the trpB gene encoding tryptophan synthase subunit beta, protein MTAVTLPDQRGHFGIFGGRYVPETLMTALDELLEVYEAAKRDPEFEEEFRYYLRDYVGRPSPLYYAERLTQALGGARIYLKREDLNHTGAHKINNTIGQILLTRRMKKPRVIAETGAGQHGVATATVAARFGLECDVYMGSEDMERQALNVFRMRLMGSRVIAVEAGSRTLKDALNEALRDWATNVRHTHYIIGSVAGPHPFPMLVRDFQSVIGREAREQVLEKEGRLPDVLVACVGGGSNAIGLFHPFLDDGVRLVGVEGAGHGLDTGMHAATLGLGTPGVLHGAMSYTGQDANGQIQVAHSISAGLDYPGVGPEHSYLKDSGRAEYVSVTDDEALEAFELLSRVEGIIPALESAHAIAHIARIAPEMDREEVIVAGLSGRGDKDVEQVDGLLARNGERAGGAE, encoded by the coding sequence ATGACGGCGGTCACGCTGCCCGACCAGCGCGGACATTTCGGGATATTCGGCGGCCGCTATGTTCCGGAGACGCTGATGACGGCCCTGGACGAGCTGCTCGAAGTGTACGAGGCTGCGAAGAGGGACCCGGAATTCGAGGAGGAGTTCCGTTACTACCTCCGGGACTACGTGGGCCGTCCTTCCCCCCTCTACTACGCGGAGCGGCTGACGCAGGCCCTCGGCGGCGCGCGGATCTATCTCAAGCGGGAGGACCTGAACCACACGGGCGCCCACAAGATCAACAACACGATAGGCCAGATCCTGCTCACCCGGCGCATGAAGAAACCGCGGGTCATCGCGGAGACCGGGGCGGGCCAGCACGGCGTGGCCACGGCCACCGTGGCCGCCCGCTTCGGCCTGGAATGCGACGTCTACATGGGTTCCGAGGATATGGAACGCCAGGCGCTGAACGTCTTCCGCATGCGCCTGATGGGCAGCCGGGTCATCGCCGTCGAAGCGGGCAGCCGCACGCTGAAGGACGCGCTGAACGAGGCCCTGCGCGACTGGGCGACCAACGTCCGCCATACACATTACATCATCGGGTCGGTGGCGGGGCCCCATCCCTTCCCCATGCTGGTGCGTGATTTCCAGTCGGTCATCGGCCGGGAAGCGCGGGAGCAGGTCCTGGAGAAAGAAGGGCGGCTCCCCGACGTGCTCGTCGCCTGCGTGGGGGGCGGCAGCAACGCCATCGGGCTATTTCATCCTTTCCTCGACGACGGCGTCCGACTGGTCGGCGTGGAAGGCGCGGGACACGGGCTGGATACGGGGATGCACGCGGCGACGCTGGGCCTGGGCACGCCGGGCGTACTGCACGGCGCCATGAGCTACACCGGGCAGGACGCGAACGGCCAGATCCAGGTCGCCCATTCCATCTCCGCGGGACTCGACTATCCCGGCGTGGGACCCGAGCACAGCTACCTGAAGGACTCCGGCCGCGCGGAGTACGTGAGCGTGACCGACGACGAGGCGCTGGAGGCCTTCGAACTGCTCTCCCGGGTCGAAGGCATCATACCGGCGCTCGAAAGCGCCCACGCCATCGCCCATATCGCCCGGATCGCTCCGGAAATGGACCGGGAGGAGGTCATCGTCGCCGGGCTGTCGGGCCGCGGAGACAAGGACGTCGAGCAGGTGGACGGGTTATTGGCCCGGAACGGTGAGCGCGCAGGAGGCGCCGAATGA
- a CDS encoding 3-dehydroquinate synthase, translating into METARARGGREVAESGKRQSGGIVLIGFMGTGKTAVGWRLARTLGVPFVDTDALIEKKAAARIPEIFEQRGETGFRTIEKAVIRGLADGVRRVVATGGGAVLDPDNFAVLRSLGPVIHLNAPPATILARTRGDSGIRPLLAGDDPLERIRSLQRERAPVYGRADHEIDTSHHTIEETVEMVKAWVESEERVIRVDLGPDSYDIVIGPDTLDRLGRRMTSFDLTGRALVVTHPGIAKRYGKRTTDSLRSAGFEPDLVEVPDGEAQKSLPWAEKLYDAMLVHRMDRRSPVIALGGGVIGDLAGFAAATFMRGIPFIQVPTSLLAQVDASVGGKVAVDHRRGKNLIGAFYQPLLVLASLDTLGSLPDRELRAGMAEVIKYGVIADPVLFAYIEGRLDDILKRDRGVLAHLVARSCEIKAEVVAGDEREQGRRAILNFGHTMGHAIETQTGMLHGEAVAVGMVYAARIAERMDMLDGESVRRLIDLVRRTGLPHRCDGLDVPATIETMEFDKKSVGGHSRFILPSRIGEVAVRDDVPAEYIRSVLATGN; encoded by the coding sequence ATGGAAACGGCACGGGCAAGAGGTGGACGGGAAGTGGCTGAATCTGGAAAACGGCAATCCGGCGGCATCGTCCTGATCGGCTTCATGGGCACGGGCAAGACGGCGGTGGGCTGGCGCCTCGCGCGCACCCTGGGCGTGCCCTTCGTGGACACCGACGCGCTGATCGAGAAGAAGGCCGCGGCGCGTATCCCCGAGATCTTCGAGCAGCGGGGGGAGACCGGTTTCCGGACGATCGAGAAGGCGGTCATCCGGGGCCTCGCCGACGGGGTGCGCAGGGTGGTCGCCACCGGAGGCGGCGCGGTGCTCGATCCGGACAACTTCGCCGTGCTTCGCTCGCTCGGTCCGGTCATTCACCTGAACGCGCCGCCGGCGACGATCCTTGCGCGCACGCGAGGCGATTCGGGGATCAGGCCGCTCCTGGCCGGGGACGACCCCCTGGAACGGATCCGGTCGCTCCAGCGCGAGCGAGCGCCGGTCTACGGCCGGGCGGACCATGAAATCGACACGTCGCACCATACGATCGAGGAAACGGTGGAGATGGTGAAGGCCTGGGTGGAAAGTGAAGAACGCGTGATCCGGGTGGACCTCGGACCAGACAGCTATGACATCGTGATCGGGCCCGATACGCTCGACCGGCTGGGACGCCGTATGACGTCCTTCGATCTGACCGGTCGCGCGCTGGTCGTGACCCATCCGGGGATCGCGAAGCGGTACGGCAAACGGACGACGGATTCCCTGCGTTCGGCCGGGTTCGAACCGGACCTGGTCGAAGTGCCGGACGGCGAGGCGCAGAAGTCGCTGCCGTGGGCCGAAAAGCTCTATGACGCCATGCTGGTCCACCGGATGGACCGCCGTTCCCCAGTCATCGCGCTGGGCGGCGGGGTCATCGGAGACCTGGCCGGTTTCGCCGCGGCCACTTTCATGCGCGGCATCCCGTTCATCCAGGTCCCCACCTCGCTGCTGGCCCAGGTGGATGCCAGCGTGGGGGGCAAGGTGGCCGTGGACCACCGCCGCGGGAAGAACCTGATCGGCGCGTTCTACCAACCCCTACTCGTGCTGGCCAGCCTGGATACGCTCGGCAGCCTTCCGGACCGGGAACTGCGCGCGGGCATGGCGGAAGTGATCAAGTACGGCGTCATTGCTGACCCCGTCCTGTTCGCCTATATTGAAGGGCGCCTGGACGATATACTGAAACGCGACCGCGGCGTGCTGGCGCACCTCGTGGCGCGGTCCTGCGAGATCAAGGCGGAAGTGGTCGCCGGCGACGAGCGCGAACAGGGACGGCGGGCCATACTCAACTTCGGCCATACCATGGGCCACGCCATCGAGACGCAGACGGGCATGCTGCACGGCGAGGCCGTGGCCGTCGGCATGGTCTACGCCGCCCGGATCGCGGAGCGCATGGACATGCTGGACGGCGAAAGCGTCCGGCGGCTGATCGATCTGGTGCGGCGCACGGGACTGCCCCACCGGTGCGACGGGCTGGACGTCCCGGCGACGATCGAGACCATGGAGTTCGACAAGAAGTCGGTGGGCGGACACTCGCGTTTCATCCTGCCCAGCCGCATCGGCGAGGTGGCCGTCCGCGACGACGTGCCCGCCGAATACATCCGGTCCGTCCTCGCGACGGGGAACTAA
- a CDS encoding prephenate dehydrogenase yields the protein MRITIIGVGLLGGSFGMAVRKAGAAERVAGVDLDRAVLDRALERGAIDAGYLEMAEGVAGADLVVLATPVRSILEILPGLAPLLGQETILLDLGSTKEAIVSAVAGQAGIKRYVGGHPMAGTEHTGIDHADDGLFQDATFALVPPPSVDEGALDLLTDLVRRIGARPAVIPAERHDRIVSVTSHLPYLLSVVLALAAEKTAREEECLGEFAASGFRDTTRLAASTVQVMADICLTNGRSLRRGIEDARRLLDDLAAQIEEGRESELVETLTKAKESRAALLGERRTD from the coding sequence ATGCGCATCACCATTATCGGCGTGGGACTGCTGGGCGGTTCCTTCGGCATGGCGGTCCGGAAGGCGGGGGCGGCGGAACGCGTCGCGGGCGTCGACCTTGACCGGGCCGTGCTGGACCGGGCCCTGGAACGCGGCGCCATCGACGCGGGATACCTGGAAATGGCCGAGGGGGTGGCAGGGGCCGACCTGGTCGTCCTCGCCACGCCCGTGCGGTCCATCCTGGAAATATTGCCCGGCCTCGCGCCGCTGCTCGGCCAGGAGACCATCCTTCTGGACCTGGGCAGCACGAAGGAGGCGATCGTTTCCGCCGTCGCCGGCCAGGCCGGCATCAAGCGGTATGTCGGCGGACACCCCATGGCGGGCACCGAGCACACCGGCATCGATCACGCCGATGACGGGCTGTTTCAGGATGCGACGTTCGCCCTGGTCCCGCCCCCCTCGGTGGATGAAGGCGCCCTCGACCTGCTCACGGACCTGGTCCGCCGGATCGGGGCGCGTCCTGCCGTCATACCCGCCGAGCGCCACGACCGGATCGTCTCCGTCACCAGCCACCTGCCCTACCTGCTGTCCGTGGTACTGGCACTCGCCGCGGAGAAGACGGCGCGCGAGGAAGAATGCCTGGGCGAGTTCGCCGCGTCGGGATTCCGGGACACGACCCGCCTGGCCGCGTCCACCGTGCAGGTGATGGCCGACATCTGCTTGACCAACGGGCGGTCCCTGCGGCGCGGCATCGAGGACGCCAGGCGGTTGCTCGACGACCTGGCGGCGCAGATCGAGGAGGGGCGCGAATCGGAACTGGTGGAGACGCTGACGAAGGCGAAGGAGAGCAGGGCCGCGTTGCTGGGTGAAAGGAGGACCGATTGA
- a CDS encoding guanylate kinase, protein MPSVPRATIRKSAIPSSRPRKSWRKSANRCRTLSESVAPGPPGRTEAKGFCLVLSAPSGTGKTTIGELLTTGDPAIVRSVSMTTRKKRPNERDGIDYQFVSADEFKEKIRKGAFLEWAEVYDGVLYGTPRDAVERVIRSGGVALLVIDVQGGGAVKAIFPEAVLVFLIPPSLDSLARRLKQRGLETDEQIRKRLEKARTEMKYLPAYDYGVDNEDGKQQSTVDAIRGIIAAERRRISRWEQP, encoded by the coding sequence ATACCATCGGTTCCAAGGGCAACGATACGGAAATCAGCCATTCCGTCATCCAGGCCAAGGAAGAGTTGGAGAAAGTCCGCGAACAGGTGCAGAACATTGAGTGAATCCGTCGCGCCCGGGCCGCCCGGCCGCACGGAGGCAAAGGGGTTCTGCCTGGTCCTCTCCGCGCCGTCGGGTACGGGAAAGACCACGATCGGCGAATTGCTTACGACCGGAGACCCGGCCATCGTCCGGTCCGTATCCATGACGACCCGGAAGAAGCGGCCGAACGAGCGGGACGGGATCGATTACCAGTTTGTCAGCGCGGACGAATTCAAGGAGAAGATACGAAAGGGCGCCTTTCTCGAATGGGCGGAAGTTTACGACGGCGTGCTGTACGGCACCCCCCGGGACGCCGTCGAGCGCGTCATTCGGTCCGGGGGCGTAGCCTTGCTGGTCATCGACGTCCAGGGCGGAGGAGCCGTTAAGGCCATATTCCCGGAGGCCGTGCTCGTCTTCCTGATTCCGCCTTCCCTAGACAGCCTGGCACGGCGGTTGAAACAGCGCGGCCTGGAAACGGACGAACAGATCCGTAAGCGGTTGGAAAAGGCGCGCACCGAGATGAAGTACCTTCCCGCGTATGACTACGGGGTCGACAATGAAGATGGCAAGCAGCAGTCCACCGTTGACGCCATTCGGGGGATCATAGCCGCCGAACGGCGCCGCATCAGCCGATGGGAGCAGCCATGA
- the aroF gene encoding 3-deoxy-7-phosphoheptulonate synthase has protein sequence MVVVMKLNATEEQKEHVRETIRAFGCKPRDIQGDEMSIICVIGNTLSLSPEQFEILDGVDRVQRIQRPYKLVSREVQPHKTRFKVGDVTIGGDGITIIAGPCSVESYDQFLEAAQHARAAGAHIIRGGAFKPRTSPYSFQGLGEEGLKIMARVSEETGLPTISEVMEPEMEPMVSEYVDMLQIGARNMQNYPLLNVVGHSSKPVMLKRGMSATLEEMLLAAEYILAGGNHNVVLCERGIRTFETWTRNTLDISAVPVLQRYTHLPVFIDPSHGTGNADFVGPAARAAVAVGADGLMIEMHPTPERALSDGDQSLTPEALTSLIPELQAVATAVNRTIG, from the coding sequence ATGGTGGTTGTGATGAAACTCAATGCAACGGAAGAACAGAAGGAGCACGTCCGGGAGACCATCCGGGCCTTCGGCTGTAAACCACGGGATATACAGGGCGACGAGATGTCCATCATCTGCGTGATCGGCAATACCCTCAGTCTTTCTCCAGAACAGTTTGAAATCCTGGACGGGGTGGACCGCGTTCAGCGCATCCAGCGGCCCTACAAGCTGGTGAGCCGGGAGGTGCAGCCGCACAAGACTCGTTTCAAGGTGGGCGACGTGACGATCGGCGGCGACGGCATCACCATCATCGCCGGTCCCTGTTCCGTCGAGTCCTACGACCAGTTCCTGGAGGCGGCGCAACACGCCCGGGCCGCGGGGGCTCACATCATACGCGGCGGGGCGTTCAAGCCCAGGACATCGCCCTACAGCTTCCAGGGGCTCGGAGAGGAAGGCCTGAAGATCATGGCCCGGGTCAGCGAGGAAACGGGCCTGCCGACCATCTCGGAAGTGATGGAGCCCGAGATGGAACCCATGGTCTCGGAATACGTGGACATGCTGCAGATCGGCGCGCGGAACATGCAGAACTATCCGCTGCTGAACGTGGTAGGGCACAGCAGCAAGCCCGTCATGCTCAAGCGGGGCATGTCCGCCACGCTCGAGGAAATGCTCCTGGCGGCCGAGTACATCCTGGCGGGGGGGAACCACAACGTCGTCCTGTGCGAACGGGGTATCCGGACCTTCGAGACGTGGACCCGGAACACGCTCGACATCTCCGCCGTGCCCGTGCTGCAGAGATACACCCATCTGCCCGTGTTCATCGACCCGAGCCACGGGACCGGCAACGCCGATTTCGTGGGACCGGCCGCCCGGGCGGCCGTGGCGGTGGGCGCCGACGGACTCATGATCGAGATGCATCCGACGCCGGAACGCGCGCTGTCCGACGGGGACCAGTCTCTGACTCCGGAAGCGCTGACCTCCCTGATCCCGGAACTGCAGGCGGTCGCGACGGCCGTCAACCGAACTATCGGCTGA
- the aroQ gene encoding type II 3-dehydroquinate dehydratase → MRILVLHGPNLNMLGVREPEVYGTDTLEDINRSLEAAAAGRGIEMRIRQSNHEGVLVDEIQQALGWADGILINPGAYTHTSIALRDAIVAVGLPVVEVHLSDIHAREKFRHHSYIEPVALRQICGHGSDSYRLGLDALIEHIGNGSEG, encoded by the coding sequence ATGAGAATACTCGTGTTGCACGGTCCGAATCTGAACATGCTGGGCGTCCGGGAACCGGAAGTCTACGGTACGGATACGCTGGAGGACATCAACCGGTCCCTCGAAGCGGCCGCGGCGGGACGGGGGATCGAGATGCGCATCCGCCAGTCCAACCACGAGGGGGTGCTGGTGGACGAGATCCAGCAGGCCCTCGGCTGGGCCGACGGCATCCTGATCAATCCCGGCGCGTACACCCACACGAGCATCGCCCTGCGCGACGCGATCGTCGCTGTGGGCCTGCCCGTCGTGGAAGTCCACCTGTCGGACATACACGCCCGGGAGAAGTTCCGGCATCATTCCTATATCGAACCCGTGGCGCTCAGGCAGATCTGCGGACACGGAAGCGACAGCTATCGGCTGGGCCTGGATGCCCTGATCGAACATATCGGGAACGGGAGCGAAGGATGA
- a CDS encoding tryptophan synthase subunit alpha — protein MNRIEETFASLKSAGRKALIPYVMAGDPDLETTAALVVELDRRGADLVELGVPFSDPIADGPTIQRAALRALNGGTTLRSIVETVASIREHTEIPVVLMTYYNPVLAYGIGVFCRDAARAGVDGLIVPDLPPEEGADLSDACRRHGLTVVFLVAPTSTSARIELVNLHTTGFVYCVSLTGVTGARGELAEGVDAFMAQVRSHTDRPLGLGFGISSPEQAGEASRLADGVIVGSAIINVMEAHAGRPDMLRSVGEYVASLRAGMDRETPVAVQG, from the coding sequence ATGAACCGGATCGAAGAGACCTTCGCGTCGCTGAAGTCCGCGGGACGCAAGGCGCTGATCCCCTACGTCATGGCGGGGGACCCGGACCTGGAAACGACGGCCGCGCTGGTCGTTGAACTGGACCGACGCGGGGCCGACCTGGTGGAACTGGGCGTGCCCTTCTCCGATCCCATTGCCGACGGCCCCACGATCCAGCGCGCCGCGCTGCGGGCGCTGAACGGGGGCACGACCCTGCGGTCCATCGTCGAGACGGTCGCTTCCATCCGGGAGCATACCGAAATACCGGTGGTACTGATGACCTACTACAACCCGGTGCTCGCCTACGGGATCGGGGTATTTTGCCGGGATGCCGCCCGCGCGGGGGTGGACGGGCTGATTGTGCCGGACCTCCCGCCGGAGGAGGGGGCCGATCTGTCAGACGCCTGCCGGCGGCACGGCCTCACCGTCGTCTTCCTGGTGGCGCCTACGAGCACTTCGGCCCGGATCGAACTGGTGAACCTCCACACCACGGGATTCGTCTACTGCGTCTCCCTGACGGGCGTCACGGGCGCGCGGGGGGAACTGGCGGAAGGGGTGGACGCGTTTATGGCACAGGTGCGGTCCCACACGGACCGGCCCCTCGGACTGGGCTTTGGCATCTCGTCGCCGGAGCAGGCCGGAGAGGCCTCCCGCCTGGCCGACGGCGTCATCGTGGGCAGCGCCATCATCAACGTGATGGAAGCACACGCCGGCCGGCCGGACATGCTCCGGTCCGTCGGCGAATACGTGGCTTCACTGAGGGCGGGCATGGACCGGGAAACGCCGGTCGCCGTGCAGGGGTAG
- the pheA gene encoding prephenate dehydratase → MAVLAYFGDAAEPVPHGWFDDVFRAVDEGSCDYGMLPIENTLAGSIHVNYDLMQEHDLQIVGEIVLRIVHNLMAKPGVRPEELRRVQSHPKALEQCVRFFREHPSMKPETVYDTGGAAKMLGEGEGRDIGVIASTRAAERYGLEILERGIEDNPQNYTRFLVLGRAPEPSEGERMKTSIVFSVPHEPGMLFKAMSVFALRDISITKIESRPLVGSPWEYLFYLDFEGHAESLLCSRALNHLREIAANFKLLGSYAEGRIVDRV, encoded by the coding sequence ATGGCCGTGCTCGCCTATTTCGGAGACGCGGCCGAACCGGTTCCCCACGGATGGTTCGACGACGTGTTCCGCGCCGTGGACGAGGGCAGCTGCGATTACGGCATGCTGCCTATCGAGAACACCCTGGCGGGCAGCATCCACGTCAATTACGACCTGATGCAGGAGCACGACCTGCAGATCGTGGGTGAAATCGTGCTCCGCATCGTCCACAACCTGATGGCGAAACCGGGCGTCCGGCCGGAGGAACTCCGCCGGGTCCAGTCTCATCCCAAAGCGCTCGAACAGTGCGTCCGGTTCTTCCGTGAGCATCCGTCGATGAAACCCGAAACCGTGTACGATACCGGCGGCGCGGCCAAGATGCTCGGTGAGGGCGAAGGGCGGGATATCGGCGTGATCGCGAGCACGCGGGCCGCGGAGCGGTACGGGCTGGAGATCCTGGAGCGCGGGATCGAAGACAACCCCCAGAACTATACGCGGTTCCTGGTCCTGGGCAGAGCGCCCGAACCATCGGAGGGCGAGCGCATGAAGACCTCCATCGTCTTCTCGGTGCCCCACGAACCCGGCATGCTGTTCAAGGCCATGAGCGTCTTCGCGCTGCGGGACATCTCCATCACCAAGATCGAATCGCGGCCCCTGGTCGGATCCCCCTGGGAGTACCTGTTCTACCTGGATTTCGAGGGGCACGCCGAGAGCCTGCTCTGCAGCCGGGCGCTCAACCACCTCCGGGAGATCGCTGCCAACTTCAAGCTGCTGGGCTCCTACGCCGAAGGCCGCATCGTGGACCGGGTCTGA